The DNA segment CGCAGGACGAACCGGGCGAGGGACTCCACGAATTTGCTCCCTGGGCAGCCGCGAGCGGGTCTGGTCGTTCGGTGCAGCCCCGTTGGCGGGCGACGCTAGCGGCGGCGGGCGGCCCGTGGGGCGGTCGGACCCGCGCGGTCCCGTTCTCCCCGGCGCGCTCGGCGTGTCGTCCCCCGCGTGCCCCGACTGCAGGAGGGTTCCGGCTGCGCAGCGCGCGGGCCAGGATGCCGGGGCATGAAGTACGTGATGAGCTACCGCGCGGTCGAGGACTTCATGCCGCTGGCCCTGCAGCACGGCCCGGCGCACGTGGCCCGGCTGCACGAGTTCCGCGACCGGGGCCTTCTGCTCATGGTGGGCACCTTCGACGAGCCGATGAACGGCGACGCGATGGGCGTCTTCACCACCCGCGAGGCGGCGGAGGAGTTCATCGCCGGCGACCCCTTCGTGCTGGGCGGCGTGGTCGCCAGCC comes from the Modestobacter italicus genome and includes:
- a CDS encoding YciI family protein produces the protein MKYVMSYRAVEDFMPLALQHGPAHVARLHEFRDRGLLLMVGTFDEPMNGDAMGVFTTREAAEEFIAGDPFVLGGVVASHSVRPWNEVLHPG